From a single Nitrogeniibacter mangrovi genomic region:
- a CDS encoding long-chain-fatty-acid--CoA ligase: MEKLWLKSYPPGVPAEIDVDAYRSIGDMFEQSCRQFGDREAYVNMGKAITYGELDRLSAHFGAYLQHELKLPRGARVALMMPNLLQYPIAMYGALRAGYTVVNCNPLYTSRELEHQLTDAGAEAIVIVENFAHTLQHALPHSGVKHVIVTELGDMLGALKGTLVNLVVKHVKKMVPAWSLPGHVRFKATLAAGARHALTPVDVGHDDIAYLQYTGGTTGVAKGAVLTHRNIIANLQQAHAWIKPFLSDGGEIIITALPLYHIFSLTANCLTFFKIGATNVLITNPRDIPGFVKELAKVRFTAITGVNTLFNALLHHPDFAGLDFSRLHITLGGGMAVQQAVAERWLAVTGKPLIEAYGLTETSPAVTINPLDLTEFNHAIGLPVPSTEISIRDEEGREVAIGKPGELCVKGPQVMRGYWHRDEETARVMTADGYLRTGDIATVDEAGFVRIVDRKKDMILVSGFNVYPNEVEDVVAAHPGVLEVAAVGVPSEHSGEAVKIFVVRKDKALTQEALVAYCRENLTGYKVPHLVEFRDELPKTNVGKILRRALRDESPA; the protein is encoded by the coding sequence ATGGAAAAGCTGTGGCTGAAAAGCTACCCCCCTGGCGTGCCGGCCGAGATCGACGTGGATGCCTATCGATCCATCGGCGACATGTTCGAGCAAAGCTGCCGGCAGTTCGGCGATCGCGAGGCCTATGTCAACATGGGCAAGGCGATCACCTATGGCGAGCTCGATCGCCTCTCGGCGCATTTCGGCGCCTATCTCCAGCATGAACTGAAGCTGCCGCGGGGCGCGCGCGTCGCGCTCATGATGCCCAACCTGCTGCAATACCCCATCGCCATGTACGGGGCGCTGCGGGCCGGCTACACGGTGGTCAACTGCAACCCGCTGTACACCTCGCGCGAGCTCGAACACCAGCTCACCGACGCCGGTGCCGAGGCCATCGTCATCGTCGAGAACTTCGCCCACACCCTGCAGCACGCCTTGCCGCACTCGGGCGTCAAACACGTGATCGTCACCGAGCTGGGCGACATGCTGGGCGCACTCAAGGGCACGCTGGTCAACTTGGTGGTCAAGCATGTCAAGAAGATGGTGCCGGCCTGGTCGCTGCCCGGCCATGTTCGCTTCAAGGCGACGCTCGCGGCCGGGGCGCGCCATGCGCTGACGCCGGTGGATGTGGGCCATGACGATATCGCCTATCTGCAATACACCGGCGGCACCACCGGGGTGGCCAAGGGGGCGGTGCTCACCCACCGCAACATCATCGCCAACCTGCAGCAGGCCCACGCCTGGATCAAGCCCTTCCTGAGCGACGGTGGCGAAATCATCATCACCGCGCTGCCGCTCTATCACATCTTCTCGCTCACCGCGAACTGCCTGACCTTCTTCAAGATCGGCGCCACCAACGTACTGATCACTAATCCACGCGATATCCCCGGCTTCGTCAAGGAACTGGCCAAGGTCCGGTTTACCGCCATCACCGGGGTCAACACCCTGTTCAACGCGCTGCTCCATCATCCGGATTTCGCCGGCCTGGATTTCTCCCGCCTGCACATCACCCTCGGCGGCGGCATGGCCGTGCAGCAGGCGGTGGCGGAGCGCTGGCTGGCGGTAACAGGAAAGCCGCTGATCGAAGCCTACGGGCTCACCGAGACGTCGCCGGCGGTGACCATCAATCCGCTCGACCTCACCGAATTCAATCACGCCATCGGCCTGCCGGTGCCCTCGACCGAGATCAGCATTCGTGACGAAGAGGGGCGTGAAGTGGCGATCGGCAAACCCGGCGAGTTGTGCGTCAAGGGGCCGCAGGTGATGCGTGGTTACTGGCACCGCGACGAGGAGACCGCGCGGGTGATGACTGCCGACGGCTACCTGCGCACCGGCGACATCGCCACCGTGGACGAGGCTGGGTTCGTGCGCATCGTCGACCGCAAGAAGGACATGATTCTGGTCTCCGGTTTCAACGTCTATCCCAACGAGGTCGAAGATGTGGTGGCGGCCCATCCGGGGGTGCTCGAGGTCGCGGCCGTCGGCGTGCCCAGCGAGCACAGCGGCGAAGCGGTGAAGATCTTCGTGGTGCGCAAGGACAAGGCGCTCACCCAGGAGGCGCTCGTCGCCTACTGCCGGGAGAACCTCACCGGCTACAAGGTGCCGCACCTGGTGGAGTTCCGCGACGAGTTGCCCAAGACCAACGTGGGCAAGATCCTGCGCCGCGCCCTGCGTGACGAGTCGCCCGCCTGA
- a CDS encoding PD-(D/E)XK nuclease family protein yields MGGVQFHRIAPGAGFVDTCAQTLLAAARSRDLTAWRVVVPNLMIAPALKQALVRMAGGALLLPPVETLQVHLAPWADAFAPMAEHRRRFALYRQLRDKRWFAQGNLWALCAEFIALFDELTEHGAGLPQDAQALADQLARAYAARDDDALRFEARVVHALWLAESVGAPSLVAARLLGAARWTASAPAPLLVIAEGPLAAPWQAWLEAHAERAPVMLCQADRSGADDPVLQCLEATWPTDPARSMLPLKSRLSDLSVDTPLVGRIAMRSADSLEQEAHAVVNEVHRALVAGAQSVALVAVDRVVARRARALLERDGILVADESGWKLSTTRAAALVDACFKVFHHDGYHRDVLDLAKSPFVLSDLDDAVREEAVLALEQAIGAHNHVLGLDALAALQANHPPMAPLLERLLAARAAFSTQPGTPRHWLQRIAAMLDALGATSALAQDAAGQVLLDWLEARALELQGEACELDFDEWRAWFENGLDEALFRDRSIRSPVILTHLPACRLRGFDVAIVVGADDAQLQADDARPIFAHEGVRLDLGLPGRPSGIRRLRDDLAGLIAGCGRVVFTWQRLREGEPNALAADLDLLDLAHRMHFGTALVAPAAPVPMPARAPLGTPVPAPTMPADLRPARITAYGYEALVRCPYQYFVRFVLGLDGVETVQEAMEKRDYGQFVHVVLDRFHQQYPVVTGEDDARMLAVLETLSQEAFEAAGRRGFLERAWLLRWCERLPDYLAWQRGREAEGWRYAVGEHAVTRPLPLDDGGPLTLSGRLDRVDRQGGQMAVLDYKTRDLDRLRKQANDPEDVQLAVYAALMGESVTQAAYVSLDGDRLGAAAVADPAAHATAHLARLSGLFERLGQGAGMVANGVGSACDWCEVRGVCRKDHHAR; encoded by the coding sequence ATGGGGGGCGTGCAGTTCCACCGCATCGCACCCGGTGCGGGTTTTGTCGACACCTGCGCGCAGACCCTGCTGGCGGCCGCCCGGTCGCGCGACCTGACCGCCTGGCGGGTGGTCGTACCCAACCTCATGATCGCGCCGGCGCTCAAGCAGGCGCTGGTGCGCATGGCCGGCGGTGCGCTGCTGCTCCCGCCGGTCGAGACCCTGCAGGTGCATCTGGCGCCCTGGGCCGACGCGTTCGCGCCCATGGCCGAGCACCGGCGGCGCTTCGCGCTGTACCGCCAACTGCGTGACAAGCGCTGGTTCGCGCAAGGCAACCTGTGGGCGCTGTGCGCCGAATTCATTGCGCTGTTCGACGAACTGACCGAACACGGCGCCGGCCTGCCGCAGGACGCGCAGGCCCTGGCCGACCAGCTGGCGCGGGCCTATGCGGCACGCGATGACGACGCGCTGCGTTTCGAGGCCCGCGTGGTGCATGCCCTGTGGCTGGCCGAGAGCGTGGGGGCGCCGTCGCTGGTGGCCGCGCGCCTGCTGGGCGCGGCACGGTGGACGGCGAGCGCCCCGGCGCCGTTGCTGGTCATCGCCGAAGGGCCGCTGGCGGCGCCGTGGCAGGCGTGGCTCGAAGCGCATGCCGAGCGTGCGCCGGTGATGCTCTGCCAGGCGGACCGATCGGGGGCGGACGATCCGGTGCTGCAGTGCCTCGAGGCGACCTGGCCCACCGATCCGGCACGCTCGATGCTGCCGCTCAAGTCCCGCCTGAGCGACCTGTCGGTCGATACGCCCTTGGTCGGGCGCATCGCCATGCGCTCGGCCGACAGCCTCGAGCAGGAAGCCCACGCGGTGGTGAATGAAGTGCATCGTGCCCTCGTGGCGGGGGCCCAGTCCGTCGCCCTGGTGGCGGTGGACCGGGTGGTCGCGCGTCGCGCGCGGGCGCTGCTCGAGCGCGACGGCATCCTGGTGGCCGACGAATCCGGCTGGAAACTGTCCACCACCCGGGCGGCGGCCCTGGTGGACGCCTGCTTCAAGGTATTCCACCACGACGGCTATCACCGCGACGTGCTCGATCTGGCCAAGTCGCCGTTCGTGCTCTCCGATCTGGATGATGCCGTGCGCGAGGAGGCCGTGCTCGCGCTGGAGCAGGCCATCGGTGCGCACAACCATGTGCTCGGGCTCGACGCCCTGGCGGCGCTGCAGGCCAATCATCCCCCCATGGCGCCGCTGCTCGAACGCCTGCTCGCCGCGCGCGCCGCTTTTTCCACTCAGCCGGGCACGCCACGGCATTGGCTGCAACGGATCGCGGCCATGCTCGACGCCTTGGGGGCAACGAGCGCGCTGGCGCAGGATGCGGCCGGTCAGGTGCTGCTCGACTGGCTGGAGGCGCGCGCCCTGGAGTTGCAGGGCGAAGCCTGCGAACTGGATTTCGACGAATGGCGCGCCTGGTTCGAGAATGGGCTCGACGAGGCCTTGTTCCGCGACCGCAGCATCCGTTCGCCAGTGATCCTGACCCACCTGCCCGCCTGCCGCCTGCGCGGTTTCGACGTGGCCATCGTCGTGGGGGCGGACGATGCGCAGCTGCAGGCGGACGATGCGCGCCCGATCTTTGCGCATGAAGGCGTGCGCCTCGACCTCGGCCTGCCGGGTCGGCCCTCCGGCATCCGCCGCTTGCGTGACGATCTGGCGGGGCTGATCGCCGGCTGCGGCCGGGTGGTGTTTACCTGGCAGCGCCTGCGCGAGGGCGAGCCCAATGCCCTGGCCGCCGACCTCGATCTGCTGGATCTGGCGCACCGGATGCATTTCGGCACCGCGCTGGTGGCGCCGGCGGCCCCGGTGCCGATGCCGGCGCGGGCGCCGCTGGGCACGCCGGTGCCGGCGCCGACGATGCCGGCCGACCTGCGCCCGGCGCGGATCACCGCCTATGGCTACGAGGCCCTCGTGCGTTGCCCGTATCAGTATTTCGTGCGCTTCGTGCTCGGGCTCGACGGCGTCGAGACGGTGCAGGAGGCGATGGAGAAGCGCGACTACGGCCAGTTCGTCCATGTCGTGCTCGACCGCTTCCACCAGCAGTATCCGGTGGTGACCGGCGAGGACGATGCGCGCATGCTCGCGGTGCTCGAGACATTGAGCCAGGAGGCCTTCGAGGCTGCCGGCCGACGCGGGTTTCTGGAGCGTGCCTGGCTGTTGCGCTGGTGCGAGCGCCTGCCCGACTACCTGGCCTGGCAGCGTGGGCGCGAGGCCGAGGGGTGGCGCTACGCGGTCGGCGAGCACGCGGTGACGCGGCCGTTGCCGCTGGATGACGGCGGTCCGCTCACGCTCAGTGGCCGCCTGGACCGGGTGGACCGCCAGGGTGGGCAGATGGCGGTGCTCGACTACAAGACACGGGATCTGGACCGCTTGCGCAAGCAGGCAAACGATCCGGAGGATGTGCAGCTGGCCGTCTACGCGGCCTTGATGGGCGAGAGCGTCACCCAGGCCGCCTATGTGTCGCTCGACGGCGATCGGCTCGGGGCGGCCGCCGTGGCCGACCCGGCCGCCCACGCCACGGCCCACCTGGCGCGCCTGAGCGGCCTGTTCGAGCGCCTGGGGCAGGGCGCGGGCATGGTCGCCAACGGCGTCGGCAGTGCTTGCGACTGGTGCGAGGTGCGCGGCGTGTGCCGCAAGGATCATCATGCGCGCTGA
- a CDS encoding CBS domain-containing protein, which translates to MQVSEILAIKGKVLYTIAPTRSLSEAVAIMTEQDVGSLVVFEHGKMVGMLTFREVLMAVHVAGAEWQQKTIADAMMRDPLTAGANMEMDELRRHMVTHHQRYMPVMDDDTLLGVISFHDVAKAVLEEQSFENRMLKNYIRNWPAEADDA; encoded by the coding sequence ATGCAGGTGAGCGAAATTCTCGCGATCAAGGGCAAGGTGCTCTACACGATCGCGCCGACCCGGAGCCTGTCCGAGGCGGTGGCCATCATGACCGAGCAGGACGTCGGCTCGCTGGTGGTGTTCGAGCACGGCAAGATGGTGGGCATGCTCACGTTCCGCGAAGTGCTCATGGCGGTGCATGTGGCCGGCGCCGAATGGCAGCAGAAGACCATTGCCGACGCGATGATGCGCGATCCGCTCACGGCGGGCGCCAACATGGAAATGGACGAGTTGCGCCGCCACATGGTGACGCATCACCAGCGCTACATGCCGGTGATGGACGATGACACCCTGCTGGGGGTGATCTCCTTCCACGATGTGGCCAAGGCGGTGCTCGAGGAGCAGAGCTTCGAGAACCGCATGCTGAAAAACTATATCCGCAACTGGCCGGCCGAAGCCGACGACGCCTGA
- a CDS encoding RES family NAD+ phosphorylase encodes MSFSTWTPPAVSSEARRWAGVVWRMVEAQHVASTMKIVDSPAEQDVLEALLDGAKPALPPEAEPLDYLLATPFRYPPLPGGSRFRSGIDPGVFYGADTVATAGAELGYWRWRFLHDAVDLERLEPVPHTAFGAEVATTTVDVRCAPFDRDAEAWTHPTDYRHTQAFARVARSARVGGILYRSVRSAVPAWCLALLTPAGFAHRKPLAATQTWWLAVSVDGVQWRRDAESMTFAADAWRTP; translated from the coding sequence GTGTCGTTCAGTACCTGGACGCCTCCCGCGGTATCGTCTGAGGCGCGTCGCTGGGCGGGCGTGGTGTGGCGCATGGTGGAGGCCCAGCATGTGGCCTCGACCATGAAGATCGTCGACTCGCCGGCCGAGCAGGACGTGCTCGAAGCCCTGCTCGATGGTGCCAAGCCGGCCCTGCCGCCGGAGGCCGAGCCGCTCGACTACCTGCTTGCGACGCCGTTTCGCTATCCGCCGCTGCCCGGCGGCTCGCGCTTTCGGTCGGGTATCGACCCGGGGGTGTTCTACGGGGCCGACACGGTGGCGACGGCCGGGGCCGAACTCGGCTACTGGCGCTGGCGATTCCTGCACGACGCGGTCGATCTCGAGCGGCTCGAGCCGGTGCCGCACACCGCCTTCGGTGCGGAGGTGGCGACGACGACGGTGGATGTGCGTTGCGCCCCGTTCGATCGCGATGCCGAGGCCTGGACGCACCCGACCGATTACCGCCATACCCAGGCCTTCGCCCGCGTCGCGCGCTCGGCGCGGGTCGGCGGCATCCTCTATCGGTCGGTGCGCAGTGCCGTGCCGGCCTGGTGCCTGGCCCTGCTGACGCCGGCCGGGTTCGCCCACCGCAAGCCCTTGGCGGCGACCCAGACCTGGTGGCTGGCGGTCAGCGTCGACGGCGTGCAGTGGCGGCGTGATGCCGAGTCGATGACCTTTGCCGCAGACGCCTGGCGGACCCCGTGA
- the trxA gene encoding thioredoxin TrxA codes for MSEHIHYVTDGTFEAEVLQSQTPVLLDYWAEWCGPCKMIAPILDEVAKEYEGKLKVAKLNIDENQDTPAKFGIRGIPTLMLFKGGNVEATKVGALSKSQLTAFIDSNL; via the coding sequence ATGAGCGAGCATATCCATTACGTCACCGACGGCACGTTCGAAGCCGAGGTGCTGCAATCCCAAACCCCGGTGCTGCTGGACTACTGGGCAGAATGGTGCGGCCCCTGCAAGATGATTGCGCCGATCCTGGACGAAGTGGCCAAGGAATACGAAGGCAAGCTGAAAGTTGCCAAACTGAACATCGACGAGAACCAGGACACCCCGGCCAAGTTCGGCATTCGTGGCATCCCGACCCTCATGCTGTTCAAGGGCGGCAACGTCGAGGCCACCAAGGTCGGCGCCCTGTCCAAGTCGCAACTGACCGCATTCATTGACAGCAACCTCTGA
- a CDS encoding UvrD-helicase domain-containing protein, with protein sequence MRAEDFVSTALDPARSVVVEACAGSGKTWLLVSRMLRILLAGARPGDILAITYTRKAAREIGQRLRDWLRELASADDATAVAFLMERGLDEAAARAALPAARGLIERVEQASPGMTITTFHGWFTRILNGATLSSGMAGYALADAERPLMDEAWAMLSRRCELEPDGPEAQALTALFGGFGMLNTRALLEQFVARRAEWSVFAAGEPLDTVIARIGDALGATSDEHALAHFFAAPALDDKLHAYAALLGRNTAKDETLATRLIDALALTDDGARFEALVPVMLTTEGQPRARKPAAAQAKRLGEAGEAELLALHAELCERVQACLDARTEVRVMAFNAAGLRAGCALLEAFEALKRTRRVMDFADLEIHVDRLLTDEAQGPYLQARLDARYRHILLDEFQDTNPVQWRILLAWLGAYDADAWRPSMFLVGDPKQSIYRFRRADARIFQHAAHWLGERFDAVRLPNDQTWRNAPPIVDVVNAVFADAPEFVGFSAQTARRATRPGQVLLAPLVEAPSAVVDHAAPGGLRDPLTTPAPVAESLARSEEAGVMVAQLQAWFGRLMVGEGEARRPMHWGDVLILTRKRGILPEYERALREAGVPYVSVSRGQLLTTLEAADLGALLEFLVAPGNDLALAHVLRTPVFAASDELLIDIARHGDGHWWQRLRRLAASPSIHAPDARRAVAWLGNWMQLARRLPVHDLLDHIYHEADVPGAYQARVPPAMWPGVCANLEAFLALALNVDGGRFPSLPRFVDELRRLGSAGDEEAPDEGTLAESGGEGRVRIMTIHGAKGLEAPVVWMIDANNTRQQPDNYQPVMDWPVGAPAPTHFSLHATKALRGRARAHVFEADEAAARREALNLLYVAITRAEQCFVASGSVGNGKQLSDYGRIAQALERLGSPDGHGAMEVCAAPAACVAAPVSPESVPPCAAPVGTRVEVADDAEGRAFGTAMHALIEARTTPGAVAPTSVPAAIRAAADAILGAPDLQRFFDPAHFESAYNEVEIVRTDGRLGRIDRLVVFADEVWVLDYKSGQADAAQLAGYREQLRSYATALDGLFGARPVRGLLVFPDGTRQPL encoded by the coding sequence ATGCGCGCTGAGGATTTCGTTTCCACTGCGCTCGACCCGGCGCGCAGCGTGGTGGTCGAGGCCTGCGCCGGCAGCGGCAAGACCTGGCTGCTGGTCTCGCGCATGCTGCGCATCCTGCTCGCCGGAGCACGCCCGGGCGACATCCTGGCGATCACCTACACCCGCAAGGCGGCGCGCGAGATCGGCCAGCGCCTGCGCGACTGGCTGCGCGAGCTGGCCAGCGCCGACGACGCCACGGCCGTGGCCTTCCTGATGGAGCGCGGTCTGGACGAAGCGGCCGCCCGCGCCGCGCTGCCGGCGGCGCGTGGCCTCATCGAGCGGGTCGAGCAGGCCAGCCCGGGCATGACCATCACCACCTTCCATGGCTGGTTCACCCGCATTCTCAACGGCGCGACGTTGAGCTCGGGTATGGCCGGCTATGCGCTCGCCGATGCCGAGCGTCCGCTGATGGACGAGGCCTGGGCCATGCTTTCGCGCCGTTGCGAGCTCGAACCCGATGGCCCCGAGGCGCAGGCGCTGACCGCGCTGTTCGGCGGCTTCGGCATGCTCAACACCCGCGCGCTGCTCGAGCAGTTCGTGGCGCGCCGGGCCGAATGGTCGGTGTTCGCGGCGGGCGAGCCGCTCGACACGGTGATCGCCCGGATCGGCGACGCCCTGGGCGCGACCAGCGACGAGCATGCGCTGGCCCACTTTTTTGCCGCGCCAGCGCTCGACGACAAGCTGCACGCCTACGCGGCGCTGCTCGGGCGCAATACCGCCAAGGACGAGACCCTGGCGACACGCTTGATCGACGCCTTGGCGCTGACCGACGACGGGGCACGCTTCGAGGCGCTGGTGCCGGTCATGCTCACCACCGAGGGGCAGCCGCGTGCCCGCAAGCCGGCCGCCGCGCAGGCCAAACGCCTCGGCGAGGCCGGGGAGGCCGAGCTGCTGGCGCTGCATGCCGAACTGTGCGAACGCGTCCAGGCCTGCCTCGACGCGCGTACCGAGGTGCGCGTCATGGCCTTCAACGCGGCGGGCTTGCGGGCCGGGTGCGCGCTGCTCGAGGCATTCGAGGCGCTCAAGCGCACGCGCCGGGTCATGGACTTCGCCGATCTGGAAATCCATGTGGACCGGCTGCTCACCGACGAGGCGCAGGGACCGTATCTGCAGGCCCGGCTCGATGCGCGCTACCGGCACATCCTGCTCGACGAATTCCAGGACACCAACCCGGTGCAGTGGCGCATCCTGCTGGCCTGGCTGGGCGCCTACGACGCCGACGCCTGGCGTCCGTCGATGTTCCTGGTCGGGGATCCGAAACAGTCCATCTACCGCTTTCGCCGCGCCGACGCGCGCATCTTCCAGCACGCTGCGCACTGGCTGGGCGAGCGCTTCGATGCGGTGCGCCTGCCCAATGACCAGACCTGGCGCAACGCGCCACCCATCGTGGACGTGGTCAATGCGGTGTTCGCCGACGCGCCCGAATTCGTCGGCTTCTCGGCGCAGACGGCGCGGCGCGCCACGCGGCCCGGCCAGGTGCTGCTGGCGCCGCTGGTGGAGGCGCCGTCGGCGGTGGTCGACCACGCGGCGCCGGGGGGCTTGCGCGACCCGCTCACCACGCCGGCGCCGGTGGCCGAATCGCTGGCGCGCAGCGAGGAGGCCGGGGTCATGGTCGCCCAGCTGCAGGCGTGGTTCGGGCGGCTGATGGTGGGCGAGGGCGAGGCGCGCCGGCCCATGCACTGGGGTGACGTGCTCATCCTCACCCGCAAGCGCGGCATCCTGCCCGAGTACGAGCGTGCCCTGCGGGAGGCCGGCGTGCCCTATGTGAGCGTCAGCCGCGGCCAGTTGCTGACCACGCTGGAGGCGGCCGATCTGGGCGCCTTGCTCGAGTTCCTGGTCGCGCCGGGCAACGATCTGGCGCTGGCGCATGTGCTGCGCACCCCCGTGTTCGCGGCCTCGGACGAACTGCTCATCGACATCGCGCGGCATGGTGACGGGCACTGGTGGCAGCGGCTGCGGCGGCTGGCCGCCTCGCCGTCGATCCATGCGCCGGATGCCCGGCGCGCGGTGGCGTGGCTGGGCAACTGGATGCAGCTGGCGCGGCGCCTGCCGGTGCACGACCTGCTCGACCACATCTATCACGAGGCCGACGTGCCCGGCGCCTATCAGGCCCGGGTGCCGCCGGCCATGTGGCCCGGCGTGTGCGCGAACCTGGAGGCCTTCCTGGCCCTGGCGCTGAACGTGGATGGCGGCCGCTTCCCCAGCCTGCCGCGCTTCGTCGATGAACTGCGCCGCCTCGGCAGCGCGGGCGACGAGGAGGCCCCCGACGAAGGCACGCTGGCCGAGAGCGGTGGCGAGGGGCGGGTACGCATCATGACCATCCACGGCGCCAAGGGCCTGGAGGCGCCGGTGGTGTGGATGATCGATGCCAACAACACCCGGCAGCAGCCCGACAACTACCAGCCGGTGATGGACTGGCCGGTGGGCGCGCCGGCGCCGACACACTTCTCCCTGCATGCCACCAAGGCACTGCGGGGTCGTGCCCGGGCCCATGTGTTCGAGGCCGACGAGGCCGCCGCACGGCGCGAGGCGCTCAATCTGCTCTACGTTGCCATCACCCGGGCGGAACAATGCTTCGTCGCCAGCGGCAGTGTCGGCAATGGCAAGCAGTTGTCGGACTACGGGCGCATCGCGCAGGCACTCGAACGGCTCGGCAGCCCCGACGGTCATGGTGCGATGGAAGTGTGCGCGGCGCCGGCGGCGTGCGTGGCGGCGCCGGTGTCGCCCGAATCGGTGCCACCGTGCGCCGCGCCGGTGGGCACGCGTGTCGAGGTCGCCGACGACGCCGAGGGGCGCGCGTTCGGCACCGCCATGCATGCGCTCATCGAGGCGCGCACGACGCCGGGGGCCGTGGCGCCGACGTCGGTGCCGGCCGCGATCCGGGCGGCGGCCGACGCGATCCTCGGCGCCCCCGACCTGCAGCGCTTCTTCGATCCGGCCCACTTCGAGAGCGCCTACAACGAGGTGGAAATCGTTCGCACCGATGGTCGGCTCGGGCGCATTGACCGGTTGGTGGTGTTCGCCGACGAGGTGTGGGTGCTCGACTACAAGAGCGGTCAGGCGGACGCGGCGCAGCTGGCGGGCTACCGGGAGCAGTTGCGCTCCTACGCCACGGCTCTCGACGGCCTGTTCGGCGCGCGCCCGGTGCGCGGCCTGCTGGTGTTCCCCGACGGGACGCGCCAGCCCTTGTGA
- the fdxA gene encoding ferredoxin FdxA, with translation MTYVVTEACVKCKYTDCVDVCPVDCFHEGPNFLVIDPEECIDCTLCVAECPVEAIYAEDDVPDDQQDFIALNAELAAQWKVIIERKDALPDADEWAKVKDKKHLLER, from the coding sequence ATGACCTACGTGGTGACCGAAGCCTGTGTCAAATGCAAATACACCGACTGCGTCGATGTCTGTCCGGTGGATTGCTTTCACGAGGGCCCCAACTTTCTCGTCATCGACCCGGAGGAGTGCATCGACTGCACCCTGTGCGTGGCCGAGTGTCCGGTCGAGGCGATCTATGCCGAGGACGACGTGCCGGACGATCAACAGGATTTCATCGCCCTCAATGCCGAGCTGGCCGCCCAGTGGAAAGTCATCATCGAGCGCAAGGACGCGCTGCCCGATGCGGATGAGTGGGCCAAGGTGAAGGACAAGAAGCACCTGCTCGAACGCTGA
- the rho gene encoding transcription termination factor Rho: MQLSELKNLHVSQLLEMAQENSIDGANRLRKQELVFALLKNRAKKGEPIFGDGVLEVLPDGFGFLRSPEASYLAGTDDIYVSPSQIRRFNLHTGDTIEGEIRTPKDGERYFAMVKVDKINHEPPEACKHKILFENLTPLHPTECLTLERDMKGGENITSRVIDMIAPIGKGQRGLLVAPPKTGKTVMLQNIAHAITANHPDVSLIVLLIDERPEEVTEMQRSVKGEVVASTFDEPAARHVQVAEMVIEKAKRLVEHKKDVVILLDSLTRLARAYNTVVPASGKVLTGGVDANALQKPKRFFGAARNIEEGGSLTIIATALIDTGSRMDDVIYEEFKGTGNMELHLDRRMAEKRVYPAINVNRSGTRREEMLMAPDVLQKMWILRKLLYGMDDIDAMEFLLDKIKQTKSNGEFFDAMRRG, from the coding sequence ATGCAACTATCGGAGCTCAAGAATCTCCACGTCAGCCAATTGCTGGAAATGGCGCAGGAGAACAGTATTGACGGTGCGAACCGGCTGCGTAAGCAGGAACTCGTTTTCGCACTGCTGAAGAATCGCGCCAAGAAAGGCGAACCGATTTTCGGGGATGGCGTGCTCGAGGTGCTGCCGGACGGCTTCGGCTTCCTGCGCTCGCCGGAGGCCTCCTACCTGGCCGGAACCGACGACATCTACGTGTCGCCCTCGCAGATCCGCCGTTTCAACCTGCACACCGGCGACACCATCGAAGGCGAGATCCGCACCCCCAAGGACGGGGAGCGCTACTTCGCCATGGTGAAGGTGGACAAGATCAACCACGAGCCGCCCGAGGCGTGCAAGCACAAGATCCTGTTCGAGAACCTCACCCCGCTGCACCCCACCGAGTGCCTGACGCTCGAGCGCGACATGAAGGGCGGCGAGAACATCACCTCCCGCGTCATCGACATGATCGCTCCCATCGGCAAGGGCCAGCGCGGCCTGCTGGTAGCCCCGCCCAAGACCGGCAAGACGGTGATGCTGCAGAACATCGCCCACGCCATCACCGCCAACCATCCCGACGTCTCCCTCATCGTGCTGCTCATCGACGAGCGCCCGGAAGAAGTGACCGAGATGCAGCGTTCGGTCAAAGGCGAGGTCGTGGCCTCCACCTTCGACGAACCGGCCGCCCGCCATGTGCAGGTCGCCGAGATGGTGATCGAGAAGGCCAAACGCCTGGTCGAGCACAAGAAGGACGTGGTTATCCTGCTCGACTCCCTGACCCGTCTGGCGCGCGCCTACAACACCGTGGTGCCGGCCTCCGGCAAGGTGCTCACCGGGGGTGTGGATGCCAACGCGCTGCAAAAGCCCAAGCGCTTCTTCGGCGCTGCCCGCAACATCGAGGAAGGCGGCTCGCTGACCATCATCGCCACCGCGCTGATCGACACCGGCAGCCGCATGGATGATGTGATCTACGAGGAGTTCAAGGGCACCGGCAACATGGAACTGCACCTGGACCGGCGCATGGCGGAGAAGCGGGTGTACCCCGCCATCAACGTCAATCGCTCCGGCACCCGTCGCGAAGAGATGCTCATGGCACCGGACGTGCTGCAGAAGATGTGGATCCTGCGCAAGCTGCTCTACGGCATGGACGATATCGACGCGATGGAATTCCTGCTCGACAAGATCAAGCAGACCAAGAGCAACGGCGAATTCTTCGACGCCATGCGTCGGGGATGA